CGTCGCCAGCGTCGACACCTATCTGCGCTTCGCCGAGGCGTGCAACCGGCTCGACCTGGAGGCCGGGCCGCGCAAGGACCCGGGCCTGCCCGACCTGGTCGGGGAGATGACCGAGTCCGGCGCCCGCGGCAAGTCCAAGGGGGCGCTGTCCGGCGCCGCCGAGACCATCTCCGACGCCTTCAAGCAGGCGCGGAGCGAAGGCTCCGAGCGGGAGACCGAGTCGCGTCCGCGCGCCCGCAAGAGCACGTCGGCCCGCCGTAAGGAGGAGCAGGAGTGAGCACCTACGTCTACGGCATCGCGGCGAGCTCGCACCCCGGGCTCCCCGAGGGCATGGGCGGCGTCGGTGACCCGCCCCGCCCGGTGCGCATCCTGCGGGAGGGTGACCTGGCGGCCGTCGTCAGCGAGGCCCCCGAGGGGCTGCGGCCCAAGCGCAAGGACCTGCTCGCCCACCAGAACGTGCTCAGCGAGGCGGGCGCGGCCGGCTGCGTGCTGCCCATGCGGTTCGGCAGCGTCGCCCCGGACGACAAGTCGATCACCGGGGTGCTCGCCGAGCGCGCCGAGCACTACAAGGAGCGCCTGCGGGCCCTGGACGGCCGGGTCGAGTACAACGTCAAGGCCAACCACGTGGAAGAGGCCGTCCTGCACCAGGTGATGGCCGAGAACCCGGAGATCCGGGGTCTCGCGGAGGCCAACCGGCAGGCCGGCGGCGGCAGTTACGACGACAAGATCCGGCTCGGCGAGATGGTCGCGGCCGCCGTCAAGGCCCGGGAGGCCGACGACGCCGCCGCGCTCCAGAGCATCCTGGAACCCGCCGCCGAGGCGGTGAGCGTGGGCCCCGAGTCCACCGGCTGGCTGGCCAACGTGTCGTTCCTGGTGGACCGGGAGTCGGCCGAGAACTTCCTGGCCGCGGTGGAGCAGGCCCGCAAGGACCTGCCGCACCTGGAGGTGCGGGTCAACGGCCCGCTGCCCCCCTACAGCTTCGTCGAGCCCGGCCCGGCCGAGCCCGCGGGCACCGCGGCGAGTGGCACGGACACCGGAGCGGGGTGACGACGTGGGCCTGATCTCGGAGGTGCTGCTGCTGCCGTTCGCACCGGTGCGCGGCAGCGCCTGGGCCATCAGACAGGTGCTCCAGGAGGCCGAGCGGATCTACTACGACCCCGCCACGGTCCGGGCCGAACTGTCCCGTCTGGAGGAGCAGTTGGAGGCCGGAGAGATCACGGAGGAGGAGTTCGACCGCCTCGAGGACGAACTCCTCGACCGGCTGGAGATCGCGTCGCGCGGGAGCGCGGGAACAGGCAACGGGACAACACCATGAACCGAGTGGGACTGGGTCTCGCCATAGGGGCCGGATACCTCCTGGGACGGACCAAGAAGCTGAAGATGGCGATGGCCGTCGGCGGCCTGGTCGCCGGGAAGAAGCTGAACCTGAGCCCGCGCATGGTCGCGGAGCTGCTCCAGCAGCAGCTGCGGAACAATCCGCAGTTCAAGGAGATCGGGGACCAGCTGCGCGAGGACCTGCGCGGCGTCGGCAAGGCGGCCTCCGGGGCCATGGTCGAGCGGCAGATGGACGCCCTCGCCGACCGGCTGCACGGTCGCACCGCCCAGGTGCGCGACCAGTTGACGGGCGTGGTGCCCGGCGGCAAGGACGAGGACGCCGAGGACGCCGAGTACGAGGACGAGGAGCCGGAGGGCTCCGGAGCCGACGAGGGCGAGGAGCCGCCCGAGGCGCGGGAGCCCGAGGACTCCGCTCCTGACGAGGGCGACGACGAGGACGGGGAACCGGAGGCGAGGAAGGCCCCGGCCAAGAAGGCGCCCGCCAAGAAGCCGGCGCGCAAGGCCCCGGCGAAGAAGGCCGCCGCCAAGAAGGCCCCGGCGAAGAAGGCGGCGGGCCGGAAGGCCGCGGCGAAGAAGACGGCCGCCAAGAAGGCGACCGCCGGGAACAGGGGCGGCAGTGCCCGCTCCCGGCTGCCGAAGGGAGGCGGTGAGGGATGACCGACACGCTCGGAACAGGTACCTCCGCCGCGAAGGGAGCGGCGAAGAACCCGCTCACCGACCTGGCGCACAGCGAGGCCGCCGACCGGCTCAAGGCCGAAGTCCAGGAATACCTCGCCGCCCAGGCCACGCGCATGCTGACCGGAGTGGGCCGCAAGCTCGGCGAGACCACCGGCAAGCTGAACGACATCGCCGAGGGCAACAGCCCCGGGTTCGCCAAGCTCGCCCTCGACGGCGGGCGCAAGCTCGCCGAGGGCAAGGGGCCGCTGCGCTCAGCACTGGAGACCGGCGGCTCGCACCTCAAGGACAAGGTCACCGGCGCCCTCAAGGGCCTGGGCGGCAAGGGCAAGGGCAAGGGCCGTTCCGGCAACAAGCCCACCGTCATCATCGAGCACATCGACGTCGGCGTGCCGCTGCGCACCGCGTACGACCAGTGGACCCAGTACCAGGACTTCAGCACCTTCGCGAAGGGCGTCAAGAGCGCGAGCCGCGCCGACGACACCACCTCCGACTGGCAGGCGAAGATCTGGTGGTCCAACCGCAGCTGGAAGGCGACGACGACCGAGCAGGTCCCCGACGACCGCATCGTCTGGACCTCCGAGGGCGCCAAGGGCTCCACGAAGGGCGTCGTCTCCTTCCACCGGCTCGCCGACAACCTCACCCGGGTCCTGCTGGTCATCGAGTACTACCCCTCCGGCTTCTTCGAGAAGACCGGCAACATCTGGCGCGCCCAGGGCCGCCGGGCCCGGCTCGACCTGAAGAACTTCGCCCGCTTCATCACGATCAAGGGCGAGGCGGAGGACGGCTGGCGCGGCGAGATCCGCGACGGCGAGGTCGTCCGCAGCCACGACGACGCCGTCGCCGAGGAGGAGTCCGGGGAGGAGTCCGAGGAGCGCCCCGAGGACGA
This genomic stretch from Streptomyces sp. Go-475 harbors:
- a CDS encoding GvpL/GvpF family gas vesicle protein produces the protein MSTYVYGIAASSHPGLPEGMGGVGDPPRPVRILREGDLAAVVSEAPEGLRPKRKDLLAHQNVLSEAGAAGCVLPMRFGSVAPDDKSITGVLAERAEHYKERLRALDGRVEYNVKANHVEEAVLHQVMAENPEIRGLAEANRQAGGGSYDDKIRLGEMVAAAVKAREADDAAALQSILEPAAEAVSVGPESTGWLANVSFLVDRESAENFLAAVEQARKDLPHLEVRVNGPLPPYSFVEPGPAEPAGTAASGTDTGAG
- a CDS encoding gas vesicle structural protein GvpA — encoded protein: MTVVPAQQTGGGGGSSGLYDVLELVLDRGLVIDAFVRVSLVGIEILKIDVRVVVASVDTYLRFAEACNRLDLEAGPRKDPGLPDLVGEMTESGARGKSKGALSGAAETISDAFKQARSEGSERETESRPRARKSTSARRKEEQE
- a CDS encoding SRPBCC family protein, translating into MTDTLGTGTSAAKGAAKNPLTDLAHSEAADRLKAEVQEYLAAQATRMLTGVGRKLGETTGKLNDIAEGNSPGFAKLALDGGRKLAEGKGPLRSALETGGSHLKDKVTGALKGLGGKGKGKGRSGNKPTVIIEHIDVGVPLRTAYDQWTQYQDFSTFAKGVKSASRADDTTSDWQAKIWWSNRSWKATTTEQVPDDRIVWTSEGAKGSTKGVVSFHRLADNLTRVLLVIEYYPSGFFEKTGNIWRAQGRRARLDLKNFARFITIKGEAEDGWRGEIRDGEVVRSHDDAVAEEESGEESEERPEDEEPEDAYEDEEAEEEEGEDEPEGAYEDEEEAEADYDEEAEGDEEPEDEEPEGEYEDDEYEDEYAESGGRR
- a CDS encoding gas vesicle protein GvpG, which translates into the protein MGLISEVLLLPFAPVRGSAWAIRQVLQEAERIYYDPATVRAELSRLEEQLEAGEITEEEFDRLEDELLDRLEIASRGSAGTGNGTTP
- a CDS encoding DNA primase, with protein sequence MNRVGLGLAIGAGYLLGRTKKLKMAMAVGGLVAGKKLNLSPRMVAELLQQQLRNNPQFKEIGDQLREDLRGVGKAASGAMVERQMDALADRLHGRTAQVRDQLTGVVPGGKDEDAEDAEYEDEEPEGSGADEGEEPPEAREPEDSAPDEGDDEDGEPEARKAPAKKAPAKKPARKAPAKKAAAKKAPAKKAAGRKAAAKKTAAKKATAGNRGGSARSRLPKGGGEG